A single region of the Triticum dicoccoides isolate Atlit2015 ecotype Zavitan chromosome 2B, WEW_v2.0, whole genome shotgun sequence genome encodes:
- the LOC119361777 gene encoding probable amidase At4g34880 — protein sequence MAWLRVQAVAVVLALLTAGGVTHSFEFHEATVDAIQLGFRNGSLTSAALARFYLDQIRRLNPLLHAVIEVNPDALWQGARADAERRRGMATGALHGVPVLLKDNIATHDALNTTAGSLALLGSMVKRDAGVAARLRHAGALVLGKASLSEWANFRNVKNGWSTRGGQTRNPYVLSSDPCGSSFGSGVAAAANMAAVTLGTETDGSILCPSSFNSVVGIKPTVGLTSRAGVVPITPRQDSVGF from the exons ATGGCTTGGCTGCGAGTGCAGGCTGTTGCCGTCGTCCTAGCTCTGCTAACGGCCGGCGGCGTCACGCACAGCTTCGAGTTCCATGAGGCCACCGTGGACGCCATCCAGCTCGGCTTCCGCAACGGCAGCCTCACCTCGGCCGCCCTCGCCCGGTTCTACCTGGACCAGATCCGCCGCCTCAACCCGCTGCTGCACGCCGTCATCGAGGTCAACCCGGATGCGCTCTGGCAGGGCGCACGCGCCGATGCCGAGCGCCGTCGCGGCATGGCCACGGGCGCGTTGCATGGGGTCCCCGTCCTGCTCAAGGACAACATCGCCACCCACGACGCTCTCAACACCACGGCCGGCTCGCTGGCGCTCCTCGGCTCCATGGTGAAGCGCGACGCCGGCGTGGCGGCTAGGCTGCGGCACGCTGGCGCCCTGGTGCTCGGCAAGGCCAGCCTCTCCGAGTGGGCCAACTTCCGCAATGTCAAAAACGGGTGGAGCACGCGCGGCGGCCAGACGCGCAACCCATACGTGTTGTCGTCCGACCCGTGCGGGTCGAGCTTCGGGTCGGGCGTGGCCGCGGCGGCGAACATGGCGGCCGTGACATTGGGCACCGAGACCGATGGCTCCATACTCTGCCCGTCATCGTTCAACTCCGTGGTCGGCATCAAGCCCACCGTCGGGCTCACCAGCCGCGCCGGAGTCGTCCCCATCACCCCTAGACAAGACAGTGTCGG GTTCTGA